One genomic region from Candidatus Nomurabacteria bacterium encodes:
- the dnaJ gene encoding molecular chaperone DnaJ, which yields MAKRDYYEVLGVGKNASDDELKKAFRKKAIQYHPDKGGDEAKFKEVNEAYEVLKDSKKRQRYDQFGHAGVGSSAASDGSAGGNPFGGGFGGFQGQNINIDFDDLGLGDIFGSFFGGGGNGEKHRKARGNDVQTRLDLSFEQAIFGTNIDLDLNLNDTCEHCKGSTVEPGHQMKTCPTCNGAGQTVRVMRTVLGNIQQAAVCDSCKGSGKVPEKICTVCRGSGVERKNQKIKLKVPAGVDDGATIRLSGHGEAVANGPKGDLYVSIHVKAHKKFTREGDLVLSEEVVDMVDAALGTEIDVETVDGVVRMKIPAGTQSGTDFKLSGHGVPHIQSKGRGAHIVTVTVKTPTKLSKKQQELLKQFKSSHKKGFFG from the coding sequence ATGGCAAAAAGGGATTACTATGAGGTATTGGGTGTTGGCAAGAACGCTAGTGACGACGAGCTAAAAAAGGCTTTTCGAAAAAAGGCAATACAATATCACCCAGATAAAGGTGGCGATGAAGCTAAATTTAAAGAGGTCAATGAAGCTTACGAGGTTTTAAAAGACAGTAAAAAACGCCAACGTTATGATCAATTCGGTCATGCGGGTGTTGGGAGTAGTGCGGCGAGTGACGGATCTGCTGGCGGTAACCCATTCGGTGGTGGTTTTGGAGGATTTCAAGGGCAAAATATCAATATAGATTTTGATGATTTAGGTTTGGGTGATATTTTTGGTAGCTTTTTTGGTGGTGGCGGTAATGGAGAGAAGCACAGAAAGGCACGTGGTAATGACGTCCAAACTAGGCTTGATTTGTCATTCGAACAGGCAATATTTGGAACAAATATCGACCTAGACTTGAACCTGAATGATACTTGCGAGCACTGCAAAGGTAGTACTGTTGAGCCCGGACATCAGATGAAGACATGCCCAACATGTAATGGCGCAGGTCAAACGGTGAGAGTAATGCGAACAGTGCTTGGAAATATCCAACAAGCAGCAGTTTGTGATTCTTGTAAGGGTTCGGGTAAGGTCCCTGAAAAGATATGTACAGTATGTCGAGGATCAGGCGTAGAGCGTAAAAACCAAAAAATCAAACTCAAGGTGCCAGCAGGTGTAGATGACGGAGCTACAATACGCTTGAGTGGTCATGGTGAGGCTGTGGCAAATGGGCCAAAAGGAGATCTGTATGTGTCTATCCATGTAAAGGCGCATAAAAAATTCACCAGAGAAGGTGACCTAGTGCTAAGCGAAGAAGTTGTTGATATGGTTGATGCAGCTTTAGGTACAGAAATAGATGTTGAAACGGTTGATGGTGTAGTGCGAATGAAGATTCCAGCCGGAACCCAAAGTGGCACAGACTTTAAGTTAAGTGGCCATGGAGTTCCGCACATTCAGTCAAAGGGTAGAGGCGCACATATCGTAACAGTCACCGTTAAAACTCCAACCAAGCTCAGCAAAAAACAACAAGAATTACTTAAACAGTTTAAGTCTTCGCACAAAAAAGGATTTTTTGGTTAA